TCACGAACTCCCGGCCAGTCTTCTTGAGTTCAGCGGGCCCAAAGAGATCGGTGATCTGGGCCCGTTCACGCACGCTCTCCAACACCGCCGGTGTGAGCAGACCAGCCGGGCGTCCGGTGGGGTGCCCACTTGGGGCGCGCCGGCCCGCACCTGCAACCACCCGGTGAGAGGCGGCCATGCCGCCGGCTTTGCCGTTGCTCATAGGCACTCCACGCCGGGGTAGAGGTCGCTGCCGGTGAACAGCTTTCGAGCCTCATCGCCTTCCAGGTAGCAGTGGCTGCGGTCCAGGCGGATGGTGGTTTTACTCAGCTCGTTGCCGCTGGCCATCTGGCCGTGGCGGAACTTGCCGTGGTGCACCTCCAGCAATCCCGGCTGGGCCGGTGTGAACTCATCAAGCTTGGGGCGATCGATCAGCCACACCGCTGAGGCATAACGCTCCAGCTCAGACGTCCCCGCCAGATGGGAGACATCAGGGCCGGTGGGGTTGCCGTAGGCGCCGCGGTTGAGCTGCGCCACCACGAACATGTCGAGTTCACAGCGGCCGGCAATCGCTTTGATCGTCGTGGCCCGGGCCGCCAGTTCAGCAGTGGTGTTGCTGCCAAAGCCGGGGGTGGGCCCCATGGCGTGAAAGTGATCGAGGAACACCGCCGAGAGGTTGGGGTTGGCGCTCTTGCAGTCCTCCACCAGCGCGGCCAGCGCCTCAACAGTGGCCGCAAATTTGCTCTGGTACAGCACCTCGCCCATGCGCTCGCCATTGGGGGCGATGCCGGCGGAGAACTGAGCCTCAAGTTGCTGGAGACGCTCCAGATCGCGGCCCTCAATCACCTCTCCGCGGCCCTCGAGTTCATTGGCGGAGTAGCGCGAGGAAAACACCCCGCTGGCCTTGCGGCAGTAGTTGGCAAACAGGCGAGCACCAATCGCCTGGCGGCTCAATTCGCAAGAAAGCACCAACACTGAGGCGCCGTTGTAGGCCAGCCCCATCGCTGCGGCGATGCCCACGGTGGTCTTGCCCACGCCCGAACGGGCTGCGAGCACCCAAGTGCTGTCGCCGGTCCCAGGGATCACGCCACCACGCATGTCGATGTCCAGCGAGGGGATCCCCGTCGAAATGGGCTTGGGGCGTTGGTCGGCGGGCAACGACGCCAGCGTGAGACATTTGCGGCCTGCATCGCTCGCCCTGCAGACCTGGAAGCTCTGGCTATAACGCCCTGCGGTGATCGAAGTGGCGTCATTGAGCAGTTGGCGGCAGCTCTCCAGTTCGCCGTCGATGCCGCAGTCGATCTGCTCCCGCGCCAGGAGCTTGCGCAGCCCTGGATAAAACACAGCCCTGGCCTTAGCGCTCTGGAAAAGACGGCAGGCAATTTTGAAGTCCAGCTCGGGGTGAATCAGCCCGTCATCACCCCAGGCGATCACCTCCGAGAGAGCTTCTTCGATCTGCAGCAGCGAGCCGCGGAAACGGCCGTCCAGGGCTCGCTGGCGCACGTCCTCCCGGATCGCGTAGGCGTTGAGCACATCGATGTCGCGGCGGCCGCGGAACAGCTCATCGATCTCCAGTGCCAGGGCCCTGAGGCCCGGTTGGGTCCAGATCGAGCCCGGCACCACCTCGTCAAACCGCAGCCCGATGGCGCGGCGGAAAAGGCCCCAGCGTTCGCGTTGGTCATCGGTTCCAACCAACACAGCCGCCAGCAGATTTTTTTCGTGCTCGGCGAGTGAGTGATCCGCGGGAACCTCCGGCACCTCGGCCGCCATCAGGCCTGCGGCGGTCTCGATGAACAGCCCCTGGTCGATCATCCGTTGGATCAGCGCCGGGTCAAAGGCGCCGGGGATGGTGGTCTTGAGCTCCTCGTTGCCGTTGTGGTCAGCTCCAGCGTTGCCGGCTCCGGAGTTGGCGTTTGGGGTGGTGGTCATGGCGTACACAGCGATGGGACGTGTGGACCCTGGATTCAGCACCTGGCCTCCTGGGCGAACTGTTCAGCGGCTGTGCCGGGTTTGCCGAAACCGGCGGCCTCCAGGATTTCCGCCAGACGTTGCAGTTCGCTTGCCGGGAGTGAGGCGGCCTCCATACCGCGCCCCGTCCACTGGTGGCCGTCCCAGGCGAGTAGTTCGCAGGCACGGCGGTGTTCGGGGTGGTAGGTGGCAGCCGGGCGGTGATGGCCCACTCCTGGAGTGTTCCCACCGATGCCGCATGAGGGCCGTCCGGTGTAAGCGCCCCAGGCAAAAACGTGCCAGTGCTCCACCCCCCGCCCTTCTGAGGCGCGATCCACCTGGAGCAAAGCGCGAGCACAGTCGGAGCCGTTGCGGTCGATGGGGTACTCCGTTCGCCAGAACTCGGGCATCCCCCGAAGTGCCTGAATCAGTGCTGCCTCAAACGCCTCTGCGCCACCGGCGTGACGGATCGCCTGGCGTAGGCGACTGCCCAACACCGTGCCTGTGGGTGTGTAAGTCGGCCAAGACCCCGGTTTGTGTTGGTTGTAGATGGCAGCGAACTGTGCAATCAACTTGCTTTGCGGGGGAGTGCTCTCGGGCGCAACGGAGGGTTCCGGGGAGGGTTCCCTCCCGCTTGGCTCTGCTTGCAACGGGAGAAGCTGTGCAAGCTCCTGCTCGGAAGACGGAGCGTCAGCGCTGGTCTGCCCCGCCTGCTCTCTGGTGCCCTGGAGTAGTTCCAGGTTGTGCGCCTGAGGCTCAACAACCTCCAGGAGCTGCACCTGCGTGCCAAAGGCATCGCCGCTGTAGGTGAGCCAGCCGATCGCTTGCAGATCCGCAAGGTCCTCGCGCAACAGACGCGGCTGTAGATGCCAGGCGGTGGCCAGCTCCCGCAGGGCCAGTTGCACACAACCACCGGGATCAGCTCTGCATTGCAGGTGGCCATAGAGCGTGGCCACGCGAATCGCTCGGCTGGGATTCAATGAGCCTTTGCGGCGCTGATTGAGCAGCTGCAGCGCGCTGTAGGTCTTCTGGATCGCTTCTGTGCGCGTGGCGTAGAAGCGCATGGGGCAGATCAGGAGAACCAGCTCCTGGCGACACACCAGAGGCTATGGGGGGCGTCTGGTGAACGTGCTCAGATTTGGCTGGCTCAGCGCTGGCCAGAGCATCCCGAATCCACCCGATCCAGGGAGCCGGCTGTGTTCTTTGGGCTGTTGTTTCTAAAAAGCTTTTCAGATATTTAGATGTGAGGCACAGGGTGCCCCACCCCTGAGGCATGGGGTGCTCCACCCGTGAGGCATCCAGTGCTCCACCGGTGAGGCATGGGGTACTCCAGGGTGAGGCACCGGGTGCCACACCTGGGTGAGCATCAACGGGGTCGAATCTCCACCCAGGGTTGTCCGCTGCGCTGCGCTGCCAGATCACATGCGGCGATGGGCCGCGTAGCGCAGGGCAGCCTCCAGGTCCTCGGCCTCCAGATCCGGATCGTCCGCCAGGATCTGGGCGCTGCTCAAGCCAGCGGCATCGAGCTCAAGGATGTCAGCCACACGGATGCGCATCCCACGGATGCACGGCTGACCGCCGCATTGCTGAGGGTTGGTGGTGATCAGCTCCATCGCTCAACCCTCCAGCTGAGCCAGCAGATCACTGAGTTCGATCAGGCACTGGCTGGCCACATCTTTCAGGATCTGACGGAGCGTGCCGACCCGTAAGGGCTTGTGCGCAGGAATGGTGATGTGCTGCTGCCCATGCGGTCCCTGGCGCGTCAGCCGCATGTGACTGCCACTCTGGCGCGTCACTGCGTAACCCAGGCGCTGCAGGCGTCTGGCCAGCTCAACCCCGTTGAGATCACTGGGCAGTTTCACAGAGCCAGCAGTTCCTGCCTGACGAGGTGGAGGCGCAGAAGCGACGGCGTCGCCCCCTCCTCGAAATGACACTGCACGGCATCGCGGATCTCACGGCGGAGATCCTCCAGCGTGTCGGCCTCGGTATGGATGGCCTCCCCGACCGCCTGAGCGCGGAAAGAACCGTCGTCGGCTTCCTCTACCAGAAAGAGCAGCTCGTTCATCACCGCCTGGCCAGTGCATCCACTCTGGCGCCCGCAACGTCTCCTGGGCTGCTTGCCATCGCCATAACCCAACTCCAGCGAACGGCGCAAGGGTGAAACCACGGGGAATGCTCCACGCAGTTGCGCCCCTCCCCATGACCCACCGTCCTTCCGCGCCTGGCTCAGCCGTCAGAACCTGGATCGATCACAGCTCCAGCCGTCAACCGCTGTGCGAACGCGCTGTTCTGGAGCTCTCCCGCCGCGTGCAGCGCTGGCAGCAACACCCCGCTGGTCCAAGCCACGCACCCAAGCCCGTGCGTCGCAGTGCCCTGCGCGCCCGTGACCAGCTGGTGAATCACAACCTGCGCCTGGTGGCTCACACTTGGCAGCGCCAATGCAACAGCGCCTCCTTGCCAGCCCGTGAGGAAGGCACCGTCGATGCCCTGCAGGAAGCCGCTTTCAACCTGGTGCGGGCTGCCGAGAAATTCGATCCCGCGAGGGGTTATCGCTTCTCCACCTACGCCACCTTCTGGGTGCAACGAGGTCTCAACGACTATCAGCAGCGCTGCATGCGCTCGATCCGCTTCCCGGCCGATCGTGCCGCTGCGATGATGAAGGCTGAGCGGTTGATCGGACAGCACACGCTGCGCACCGGTGAACCACCATCCCTGACCTGGGTGGCCTCGCAGCTGAAAGTGGATCGTCAACCACTCAGCCTGGAGAAGTTCAACGAGCTGTTCGACCAGTGGCAGTTGACCCGCGCTGACTCGCTGGATGCGGGGGAGCAGAGCAACGAGGAACGCACAGAGCTCAGCCTCGTGGATCAAGCGTCCCTCTACCGCGAGGCTCAGCAGCAGCTGGAGGATCAGAACAAGCGCGAGTTCCGCATGGTGGGTGAGCTGGTGCAACAGCTGGACGAACAAGAGCAGCGGCTGATCCGCAATCGCTACCTGCGCCGCCCGCCCCTGAGCCCCTGCCAGATGCGCAGGTCCATGGGCGGCCTCAAGCAGGAGCAAATCGAAGAGATGGAGGAGCGCGCTCTCGCCAAACTGCGCCATGCCGCAGAAGAGCGCAAACACGAGTTCACCCGCTGATTCACCACCGGAGAATGCGCGGAGAACAACCCCCAGGGGTAAGTCACCCCTGGGGATTTTGCTGCTGTGGTGCAACTCGTGGTTGTGTTGCTACAGCGGGGTGATCGGCGAAGGGTGATGACCCCGGACGACTTGCGCTGCCAGATCCAGACGTTGCAGCAGACGATTGAGCACCTTCTGGAGGGCTGGACTCTGGTGGTTTGCTCCAGTCATCAACGCTTTGTGGACACCGCAGCGTTGCTCTTACCGGCGTTGCGGTTCACCTCCCATTCCACAGCCGAATGCTTGGCGTTGGCCCTGCCCAGCGACGGCAAGTTGCTGGTGCTCTGTGATGACGACGGCGCCGATGGCGGGGCCGTGGAATTGATCGCACAAATGCGCGAGCGCCATGGTGCAGAACGCTGTCGCTTTCTCCTCTGCCTCGACGCAGACGTCGCCGCCTCACGCCTGGTGCACCTCTGGCGTCTGCGCCCCGATGGCCTCAGCTGCCGTGAGCGCTGCGGCAGTGGCCGCCTCTTGCAGTGCATTGCCGTTCTCCTGCGCAACGGCCGCTACGAAGACCCTCACCTCTCCGATCGCCTGCGGCAGCTGTTTGCTGATGTCACGCCCGCCAGTGAAGGCGTCGGGCTGACCCTCAAAGAGGAGCGCATCGTGCGGATGGTGGCGGGCGGCCGCAGTAGCCGCGAGATCGGCGCACAACTGGTGATGCGGGCTGATTCGGTGCGCAAGGTGTTCTGCGACCTCTACGACAAAACAGGCGCCTCCGGTAGAAGCGCCTTGCTGATCTGGGGCCTGGAGCATGGGGTGCTCAAGCAGCAAGATCTCGCCTCTCAGCTGCGCACGCCACGGCCGAAAGGGAGAGCCGCCGCGGGAGGTGGCAGCAAGCGCCAGAGCCGGGCAACACATCGCTGAGTCGTTCAGCCGCAAGCAGGGCATCGAGCTCGATGATTTGCACTGCCTCACGCTGACGGGGCAACCAACCGGCGAGCAGGCCGCGATCACCAAGGGGCAGCGGCTTGGGGAGATCGAGCCGTTGGCCGAGGAACGGCAACCAGCGCTCGAGGCCATCGGCCTCACGCCAGGGCTCAAAGCTGGCCACCTCCACCAGCTGCTTGAGCGTGGTTTCGCCGTAGCTGAGCGAGGTGAGATACATCACGTCCTTGAGTTGCTCGGCCTCAAGGGGAAGCGGCATCCAGAAGCCGCGATCGGCGGCGTTCTCCAGGGCATCGCGGTGGTGGTGGGTGAGCAGAACCTTTGTGGTCATGGCAGCGAGGAATCACTGCACCGGTTCTGGCTTTGAGGCCGCGGTTTGCACCGCCCACAGCTGTGGGCTCACCTACCCCACAGGTGTGGGATCAGCGCGTCACAGATGTGGGATGAGTGTGGGCGATCAGTTGGCGACATCAAGTCGCGATGGGCGATTTCACGGAACGGGGTGTGGCTCAAGCGCGCCATTCCCTCAGCCTTTCTTCCAGTGCCACACCCTCCAGCGAAGCCCCAATCCCACCCAAAAGGGGGCCACGCCCCCCTCGGAACCCTTGGGGAGTTGCGAGCTGTTCATGCCTGTTGTGTTGCGCGGGGCCGCCATCGGCGGCGTGTTGGCTCTGGTGGTGCAGGTGTGCGGGCCCACACCGCTCGGGGCAGTGGTGCGTGGGACGTTGATGCAACCGATTCAGGCCAGCCAATCGACTGCAGTGACAGAAATCCAGACGGACCTCCATAGCCTCCAGTCCCTGCCATTTTCTCCATGCCACGACGCTGTCTGCGCCGGCCGATGACCAGTGAACAGCGAGCCTTTGCCTGTCAACATCTGGGCCTGGCGCATCAACAGGCGCACCGCTTTGCTCGACGCTGGTCGATGTCGGTTGATGACCTGCTCGGCCCTGCTTATGAGGGTCTGTGCAAGGGCGCAATCGGCTTTGATCCAGAGCTTGGGCATCGCCCATCCAGCTATCTCGTCCCCAAGGTGAAGGGCGAGTTGCTGCATTACATGCGCGACACCGGTTTTTCGTTGCGCATCAGCCACCGGCTGCGGGAGCTGTGGATCAAGGCCCGTCGATCGGTGGCTCAGGGCCTCAGTGATCAGCAGATCGCCGATCAGCTCCAGGTGCCGCTTGAGCGTTGGCTGGAGTGCCGCCGCGCCTGCGGACAACGTCCAATTCCGCTGCATGAACTCCAGCGCGATTGAGCTGCAAGGCATTCAGCCGGTTTTTACAGACGTCCCCCATAGCCTCTCGTTAGTCGCCCTTGCTTATGGGTTCAGCCAAACACCGCCACCAACCATCCCGTCATCTCCCTGGCAGTGGACATCAACCGGTTACAAATAACGAACAAGACCGCGAACTGCTGCGGTTCAACGTGCGTCTGGCCAAGGCCCGTCAGGCCCAGGCCGACACCAACCGGATCGAACGCAAGGCCTTTCGCGAGCACGCCCGCGTGGAAAACGCCGTGGCTGCCTACACCCGCGAACTGTGTTCTCTCCTGGATGAGCGGGGATTCACTCAGGGCGTCCAGCTCTCCCGCATCCCGGAGGGCGGTGAGTCCGTGTTGATCGTGCAGCTCAGTGACTTGCACTTCAACGAGCGCGTTGAACTCCCCTCCAACCGCTACGACTTCACCGTCGCGGCGCAGCGCCTGGCCAAGCTGGCTCAGCGTGTAAAGCAGCTGGGCAAGAGCTACGGCGCCCGCAAGGTGGTCGTTGCCTGTTTGGGGGATTTCCTCAACAGCGATCGCCGTCTCGACGAGTTGCTCAGCAACAGCACCAACCGCTCCAAGGCCACACTCCTGGCGGCGGACATCCTGCGGGCGTTTCTGCTCGATCTACGCGAGCAGTTCCAGGTCGAGGTGTACGGAATCACCGGCAATGAAAGCCGCGTGAACAAAGAGCTCGGCTGGAGCGATGAACTCGCCACCGACAGCTACGACCTGATGATCTACGAGATCCTCAAGCGCGGCTTTGCCGGCACCGATGGCATCGCCTTCTGCGGCTTCCGGGCGAATGAGCTGTTGTTTGAGGTAATGGGGCGGACGTTCCTGTGCCTGCACGGCCACCAGATCGGCGCGAACGTGCAGAAGTCCGTGCAGGAAATCGCCGGCAAGTACGCCGCCCAAGGCATCACAGTGGACTACACGCTGTTCGGCCACCTGCACGCCAGCGCCATCGGCGACTACCACGCGCGCAATGCCTCGCTGGTGGGCAGCAACGCGTACTCCGAGGCGGGACTGAACTTCTGCAGCAAGGCCGCCCAGAACGTCCACATCGTGACCGGTGCGAAAGGCACGGGCGCCATTGATGGCGTGAAGGTCGACCTGCAGGACGTGACCGGCATCGAGCCCTATCCCTTTGCCGCCGAATGGGAGGCCTACTGCCCCAAGAGCGAGCGCAAACTCCACACCCCTTCTGTCGTTTATCAGGTTGTCGTCTGATGTGCATCTCCACTTCCAGCTGCAGCGCCAAGCAGAGCGCTGAGATCCAAGCCGCCCTGCTCCAGGCGATCACCGGCCTCTCCCAACTGGTGAGCCAACTGGCAAGCCAGTTCCCCATCAGCCAAGCCGCCATTCCGGCAGCAGAGCCCTGGATGGAGGAGCAGGGCACCACTGGAGAGGAAACCCGTTCACCACGCTGCGTTCCCAACCTCAGCCCCCTGTGGGATGAGCTCTCCGTTGTGGAACTGCGCTCACTGCTGCGCAGCTACCCGATCGATCGCACCTCCCTGCCCGCCGCGATCGAGCGCCTGCGCCGGTCCGAACTCATCGAAGCCCTCAACCAGATCCAGGCAATGACCATGTGAGGCGCCCTTGCGATTCAGATCCCACCCACTCCACACACAACTGCGACGCGTATGACCACAACCCTCACCACCACCAATCCCACCGCCCTTGGCGAACCCACCCCTGGATCACCAGAAGCCCTGCTGCTTCTGGCGAATGCCGGAGTTCTCCCAGCCAGCTCAGGCACAGAGGATCCGCGTTTCACCGCTGACGCCATCACCACCTGCGTCTCTCGGCTGCTCGAGGTGAAGCAACAGCAGGAGCTCCTCGCCAGCGAGCAGAAAGAACTGAACGAACAGCTGCGTCTGGCGCACCTACGCGGCGATCTGCTCACACTCCTGCCCGCCGGCAAAGACGGGAATGGTTATCAGATCACCCCCGACCTGGTGCTCAACCGGCGCCCCGGCCGCAAGCAGTGGAGCTATTCGATCGACTGCAAAGAGATCGAGTGCCAGCTCAAGGCACGCCAGAGCTACGAGCAGCAGAGCGGCCTAGCCAGCTACTCCGTGGGGGCTGCGTTCTGGGAGGTGCGGGCTGGGAAGGGCTGACGCGCCACAACACGGATCACGCGATCAAGAGCCCTGGGTCATGGCCCGGGGCTTTTTGCTGTGAACCGTCGCCGCACCTCCTCGCCACAGCCAACCGTCGCTACGACAGAGGCAGCCGTTCACTGGCCATGGGGCTCCTCTACGAACTGATCGTCGACACCGAAGCCGGCACCAGCACCATCCAGATCGAAGCCAACAGCAAGGAGGAGGCGCTGGAGAACGGCCAAGAGCTCTACCCCGGCTGCCGCCTGGCCTTGGTGAACCCCGAACCGGGGGAGCAGAACGGCTGAGCCCAACCAGGCGCGCACACCAAAAACCCCCGAGCAGCGCACGAGGGTCAAGGGTTAATCAACATTCCAATGGCAAGTGGTGATCGAAGCTGCTGGCGTTGGCACCTGGGGCCGAACGTTCTAGGTGTGAGCGATTGGTTCTCCTGGGGCACCTGTGGCGGTGCATGCGGAGTGTCGACGGTTCAGACGTCCCTAGTCAGTGTCCGAACTGACGACCTGCCCACGGTTGGGTGAAGACTGTTGGAGCAGGGGCCTGCAGTCAGCGTGCTTCTGGCAGGTAGCGGGGTGGCGTGTCGTCCATCCGGGCGCCTCCTTGGTTGATGGCTGCAGCATCGCCACTCCACGAGGGCTTGTGCAATCGGGATTTACACGCATTGCCTTGGCCGCCAAGGGCGACGAGATTGGTTGGTTTGGCGCGGCCTCTCAGCGCAGAAACACCATCCGCGGTGGTTGCGGCGGCTGCCACTGCGGCGCACATGGTGCCCAGCCCTCAGCGCGGCGTTGACGCCACAGCTCCAGGGCCTGCTCACGGCTGAGCTGTTGACGCCGCTTGAGAAGTGGCGCTTCCTGATCAGTCAGCCATTCCCCACTGGTCACCTCCAGCTCCTGCTGCCACTGGTCCCAAATCACCGGCTTGAAGTGCAACACCCGCTGGCCGTCGCTCAGCCAGCCCTCGGCCGGACAGGCCGGGATCTTGGTTTTGCGCTGACTGACGTGCACGGACCGCCGCCCCAGCCTCAGCCCACCTCCGGTGCCCAACCCCGTTGGCGCACCATGTCGTCCGTCCAGCCCTGGCAGCGGCGAATCAGGTGCTCGCCCTGGGCAATCAAGCCCTGGTGCAGCTGGCAGGTGAGCACGGGGATGCACTCCGGCCCAGCGTGATGCCTGAACCAGTGGCAGGTCATGCAGACCTTGCGGCTACGGCTCGGACGCAGCACGCCCAGATCGAGATACG
This genomic stretch from Synechococcus sp. HK05 harbors:
- a CDS encoding 2-oxoisovalerate dehydrogenase: MNELLFLVEEADDGSFRAQAVGEAIHTEADTLEDLRREIRDAVQCHFEEGATPSLLRLHLVRQELLAL
- a CDS encoding type II toxin-antitoxin system HicA family toxin, with the translated sequence MKLPSDLNGVELARRLQRLGYAVTRQSGSHMRLTRQGPHGQQHITIPAHKPLRVGTLRQILKDVASQCLIELSDLLAQLEG
- a CDS encoding sigma factor, producing the protein MPRRCLRRPMTSEQRAFACQHLGLAHQQAHRFARRWSMSVDDLLGPAYEGLCKGAIGFDPELGHRPSSYLVPKVKGELLHYMRDTGFSLRISHRLRELWIKARRSVAQGLSDQQIADQLQVPLERWLECRRACGQRPIPLHELQRD
- a CDS encoding galactose oxidase; its protein translation is MALSRTRANRSGTPAAQGDCEAWSYLDLGVLRPSRSRKVCMTCHWFRHHAGPECIPVLTCQLHQGLIAQGEHLIRRCQGWTDDMVRQRGWAPEVG
- a CDS encoding sigma-70 family RNA polymerase sigma factor — encoded protein: MTHRPSAPGSAVRTWIDHSSSRQPLCERAVLELSRRVQRWQQHPAGPSHAPKPVRRSALRARDQLVNHNLRLVAHTWQRQCNSASLPAREEGTVDALQEAAFNLVRAAEKFDPARGYRFSTYATFWVQRGLNDYQQRCMRSIRFPADRAAAMMKAERLIGQHTLRTGEPPSLTWVASQLKVDRQPLSLEKFNELFDQWQLTRADSLDAGEQSNEERTELSLVDQASLYREAQQQLEDQNKREFRMVGELVQQLDEQEQRLIRNRYLRRPPLSPCQMRRSMGGLKQEQIEEMEERALAKLRHAAEERKHEFTR
- a CDS encoding DUF1651 domain-containing protein: MHVSQRKTKIPACPAEGWLSDGQRVLHFKPVIWDQWQQELEVTSGEWLTDQEAPLLKRRQQLSREQALELWRQRRAEGWAPCAPQWQPPQPPRMVFLR
- a CDS encoding DUF433 domain-containing protein → MELITTNPQQCGGQPCIRGMRIRVADILELDAAGLSSAQILADDPDLEAEDLEAALRYAAHRRM
- a CDS encoding DnaB-like helicase C-terminal domain-containing protein — encoded protein: MTTTPNANSGAGNAGADHNGNEELKTTIPGAFDPALIQRMIDQGLFIETAAGLMAAEVPEVPADHSLAEHEKNLLAAVLVGTDDQRERWGLFRRAIGLRFDEVVPGSIWTQPGLRALALEIDELFRGRRDIDVLNAYAIREDVRQRALDGRFRGSLLQIEEALSEVIAWGDDGLIHPELDFKIACRLFQSAKARAVFYPGLRKLLAREQIDCGIDGELESCRQLLNDATSITAGRYSQSFQVCRASDAGRKCLTLASLPADQRPKPISTGIPSLDIDMRGGVIPGTGDSTWVLAARSGVGKTTVGIAAAMGLAYNGASVLVLSCELSRQAIGARLFANYCRKASGVFSSRYSANELEGRGEVIEGRDLERLQQLEAQFSAGIAPNGERMGEVLYQSKFAATVEALAALVEDCKSANPNLSAVFLDHFHAMGPTPGFGSNTTAELAARATTIKAIAGRCELDMFVVAQLNRGAYGNPTGPDVSHLAGTSELERYASAVWLIDRPKLDEFTPAQPGLLEVHHGKFRHGQMASGNELSKTTIRLDRSHCYLEGDEARKLFTGSDLYPGVECL
- a CDS encoding DNA-binding response regulator, producing the protein MTPDDLRCQIQTLQQTIEHLLEGWTLVVCSSHQRFVDTAALLLPALRFTSHSTAECLALALPSDGKLLVLCDDDGADGGAVELIAQMRERHGAERCRFLLCLDADVAASRLVHLWRLRPDGLSCRERCGSGRLLQCIAVLLRNGRYEDPHLSDRLRQLFADVTPASEGVGLTLKEERIVRMVAGGRSSREIGAQLVMRADSVRKVFCDLYDKTGASGRSALLIWGLEHGVLKQQDLASQLRTPRPKGRAAAGGGSKRQSRATHR